The Cervus elaphus chromosome 20, mCerEla1.1, whole genome shotgun sequence genomic interval TGACAGTAAGCTCATCCTCTAAGCCTCATTCAGACTGTACTcccaccagctgagctacagttATCAAGCCACTGAGTCAAACTAATCATAGCGGCAGCTGCCCCAGCTGCCACTTACCAATCAGCAGGCATTTGCCATACATCTTTAtgcttccattttgcagatgagaaaactgacactTGGAAAGCTTGTGCCTTGCCCGGGGCCTCATAACTAAAaagtcagaatttgaacccagagctGTCTGGTTCCAAAGCCGGCCTCATTTTACTACCCCTTGTGGCCTGGTTTTGGTGCCTGAAGACCCCAGCAGTCCAGTGCCTAGTTAAGTGTCCTGGGGtccctggtctttcttttatgCTCCCCCTCACCTATCCTCCTCCTCAGCAGTGTCTCCCTCCATCCTCAAGCTCCGCTGGGAGACAAAAGATAATTGGCATGTTGGGATATATATGTCACTcttgcttttgtctttttcttcactATGTGGGagcaacaaagattaaaaaaagggaaaatgctgGTAAAATAAACTTATAGGAAGATGCAGACTTATATAAAGGAagtaaataccttttttttttttttttttagtaaatatcATTTTAACCTAGACTATTTGTGACAACGGGTTTCTCTGCTGACCGTTCTTGGAGTTTAGGTGAGTGAAGCTTGTTTGGAGGACAGAagtctggagacccaggttccctccccTCCTACGCCAGGAGACTCTGGGAGTAACATGTAGTGTCACCCTGGTGTTCTCTCCTCACTCAAAGATACATGTAATTATGTAACGACAGGATAGATCTAGGAAAAATCTTCATGACTGCGAGTGGTGGGGACCAAAAATGTGAGAATCTCTTTCCTACAGATGTTCAACTTAGATTCCACCATCTTGCTTATGTTGAATTATGGAGTAAAATCATGAGCACAAGAACTGCAATTGAGGGTCTTGCCCAAAGGAGTTTGTTTTCCTTCTACCCATCCTCCTGAGTGTCACATGAGGGCAGCCTTGTGGCCAAGATGTcgtttgtttccattttctccccttcctccctctcacccTTAGGGGAGCTCTAGGTTTTGGCTTCTGGAGGTTAGAGGAAATCTAGGGAAGAGGATAAAGAAGCTAACAAGCGGtctgcagttgacccttgaacaacccaggtttgaactgcacaggtccacttacatgcagatatttttcaataaatactacaGCACAGCCTGTAGTTGCTTTAATCCTCAGATGCAGAGGAACCACGGGTATGGCTGCTAAGTTACAGGTGGATTaacccttgtatttttcaagtgtCAACTGTATTTCCAAGGGTTTTTTTTTGACCTTTCATTTGATTCAAGGGGCTATCTGTTCCCTTCTTTCCCAAAATCATTCATATCTTGCCTTTATGACTCATCTCTTGACACTATCACTGTTATTAACTTGATCTTAGAAACTTCAGAGGAAAGAAGCAATCAAAAAGGCTCCCCACAGCCAAGGatgcaggggagcctggtgacccCAAAGGTGGTCGGGAGGATGGTGGTGTGAGTGTAAAGATGTTTTTCTAAAGCTTGGGCTTGATTAGTATTGGAAGTGAGGCttgaggaaggagagggagaggctACAGGAAACCCGAGCTTGGCCGAAAGAGGAACCGGGCACATACTTGGTTTTCCCCTTCATCCAATGCATCACAAGTCAGTTTCTTTTTTAGTTTGGTTTTCTGTCGGGTTGACTATCCCTGGTTCTCCTGTGCTAGGCACCTCCAGCCAAATCCAAACCCATACCCTCCGTCCAGGGTTGTATCTCTGAATCGGGAAGGGTGTGAGAGATGAAGGGAAGAAACACCTCATATTAAGAAAGCTGGGCAGCTTGATCTCAATCAGAGGCTGCTAGGCATGAGAAGCCAGTGCCTGGTGGGGTCAGGGAGGATTTTAATTGCACAAATCTTCCTTGGGGCTGGGATAAACTTCACTTCTGTGTGCATGGACAGGTGGCACTGGCTCTCACATCTCTAGAGTCGAGCAGCTGAAATTTCACCCTCAGATTGAAAACTTGGAATGGGACATAATagaagccccctcccctccccctctaaaCTTAGGAGCCCAAACACATGGTTGGGAGCAGGTTATTCCTCACACTTCAGAGGGTGTGTGTGGGTCAAATGGTCAAACTGAGCCTTCATGACCCTCTCTTCATCCAGGTGAAAGCTTCTTAATATTGCTGTAGGGGGGTCACCTGCTCCTCACACCTGAGGCAGTTTAGGGCTCAGAGACAGACggggggaaggaaggacaggAGGTTGGGAAATAAGGACTGTAGGAGGGTCAGGCAGCAGCAAGAGCAACGAATTcgattgtgtttttgttttcttttttgactgaGGTAAATAAAAAAGCTTTTATCCTGCAACACTTGGAGAGAAGAATCTGTCCACCCCCACGAGTTCCAGACTCTGGCACTGGCCTTCACATCAGGCTCTTCCGGTAGTGACTGTGCTGGGTGGTCTGTCTGAGGTGGGAGTCGGGGGTCTGCAGGTCCATCTGTCTGTACAGGTCCCTCAACTCCCTGACCTCCTGCAGCACCCTCTTCGCCTGGCTCCAATTCGACGATGCCTCTCCCAGCAGCCGCTCCGTCTCCAGCAGCAGCTGCTCTGACTCAGAATCGGGAGGAGACCGAGGGGGGTCCTTGGCCTTTCGCTTCCCGTCTCCCAGTCCCTGAACCTCTGCCAGCAGCTCCTGAGTCTTCTCCAGTTTCCTGGCTACCAGGTCCTGGATCCGGGACAGCTGCCccgggtggggtgggatgggggttggggggtccTCGGCCCGTCGTTGGAGGGTGTGGGCTGGTGCAGCGTCCCGCTGAGACAAGATCTCCTCCAGGGAGGCACAACGGCTTTTTTCTGTGGCGGTCAACTTCTTGGGTGCCTGTGGGGTGTAGGTGGCCCCTTTGTCTGGCTTTTCCCAGAGTCGGGGAAGGCCGCCTGCCCGGTCCGAGGAGGGCTGGACACGATCCGAGTCTGCTCTCCGCCGGCTGCCTGCGAGCTGGGCCACAGACTTATCCAGGTCGACCCGGAAGCTCTCAGCACAGGAGGTTGGCTCCTCAGGGGAAGGGTCTTCCTCCTGGATCAGGTCCAAGGTCAGCATCCCATCCGAGGTAGAGGTTGAAGCCTGGAGGGAGAGGGCGGGAAGGAAGGGGGTAGATTGTCATCCATGGGCATTTCAGGACTGCCTGTCTGAAAGGGAAGAAGCAAGCTGTGGTCATTTCCCTCCTCAACGTGCCTTCCCTGaatgagaagcccccactccTGACAGAGCCCTCTGACTTTGTTTGCGCTTTCTTATTCAGTTGATGGTGATTTAAACTTAATTCTTTCATATTTCTGTGATTTAAAGTAATTTCTCTTGTTTCCCATATTTTCCACTTTCCCACGAGCTTTCTGAACAGTGTCTCTTCCTTCCGTGTTGTGGACTCTCAGCATCAACTGGGTCTGACACACACAGGATGCCTGGCATGGCAGTGTAACTGTTCTTTTCTTCTGTATCCTCTGAGCCACACACCTCAACCCACTCTGCAATTTGGACCTCAGAACCCCTTGCCTTTGAATAAAACTTGTTCTATTTCCAGGATACTGTAATTTTTTACAGGGTAAaatactgtaatttttaaaaagataaaaaaatacttaaaaaaattattcaacaCCTCACATGTAACACACCTCACATGTAACACACCTCACATGTAACATACATATGTTATCTCAATCATTCCTCACAGCAGCCCTTCACATGGGCACGATTACGGCCCCACTTTACAGCTGGAGGTGGGCAGCTTCAGCAAAGCTGATTCCAACCCAGTTTTGTCTGATTTCAAAGCCCACACTCTTTCTACTATACCTGAGAGCCTCATTCCCTAGAGACTTTGAGCTCATACAAGTGAAAGAAAATCCTTGCTCCTCTAAATGCCTGCAATACGTAATGCTCTTACCTGTCAGGATAGCTAGCCACCAGACAGCATCTTACATTGCCTCATAGTATTCATCtcttctatttctcactttccttGTGAGTGTATCTCATTTTCCTCAAAAGATGCTAAATCTATTAAGGCAtccatatgtgctaagtcgcttcagtcatgtcttgactcttagcgaccccatagactgtagccctccaggctcctctgtccatgggattctccaggcaagaatactggagtgggttgccataccctcctccaggggatcttccagacccagggatcgaactggcatctcctgcattggcaggcgggctcctTACCACTAGGACCAACTGGAAGCCCCTACTGAGGGCACATCTTTCAAATTCACAGTAGGATAAATATTTTTGGTTTGGAGGAATCGAGAAAGGGAACAGGGTGAAGGGACTTTCCTAGCTTTTGACCTTGGTACACAAATGCCATACAGTCCCATCTGAGATGAACTGACATGGAGTTAGCCCTTCAgcaatttttactttcttatagCCTTACATACCACAGCCATTAGGTGTCCCCGAGTCGGAGGGCGGCGGGAGTGCTGGATTTTTGCCCTGTCTCTAGTAGGGTGGGCGAGATAGCTGTCCTCCTCAACGGTGACCTGAAGAGATGCGCTGTGAGTCATGGGTGCTATTCAGAGACTCCTTGTCCCAGACCAGCTTCCCCTGAGGCCTGAACATGCCTGGACTGGGAAATAACCCCCAGCTCAGGAACTGCTCCTGAGCAAATCTAAGGGCAAGGAATTTATGGGACATGAAGGGGCTTCTTAGGCTGGCCCATGCATCAGAAAGCAGGGAAACAGGAGCTGGCAGAAAAGACTTAGAGAGAAGCCAAGAGGTGAACAGGGCTTTCAAAAGGGAGATGAAGCAGCAGAGCTGGCGGGGAGCTAGTAAATGGGGCCTGCACCATCCTCTTCTGTCTTTAAGAGTCACCCTGCTCCCCGTGCCTCAGTGTCCACCTCCCCACAATTAGCCCCCCTAACCTCATCCAAGACGCGGTTCTTGGCTCGGGTGATGGCGGAGTTGAGGGCACTGATCCAGGATTCCTTCTCTTCCGGACTCACTGCCAGGAAGATCAGGTTAGGTGCCTGTGAGAAGATTTGCGTTTCAGTCAGGGTTTTTATAGAGCTGGCCTCACCTTGACAGTGTAGAAATGAGAAGTTAAACTTCACTCTCTTAGACCCAGCTCTTGGAAGGAGAGAGATTCTACTTCCGGAGTTACCTGTAACTTAAGGAAATCAGCCTCTACTGCAAGATGCTCTTGCTTGGAGGCTGTTTTAGAAATGACCGAGGAGGAGCTCTGAAGGGAACTGGATATTAATACAGCACTAGAGATAATTAGAAGAGgtttggtgaaggacaggtacTAAAATAAAGATCTTTAAATGTCTGAAGAGATAGAATGTGACAGGAATGGCTTCCCTGGGTTCCCTCAGACAAGAGAAATTAGATTCAGAATTTCAACCACCTATCATGGAACAGGGAAAAGTGACTGCTTTccaagaggggtgtgtgtgtgtgtatctgagagcgagagactgagagagagagatgattttTGTGGCTGGACAGTTTAAAGGCTGGCTTgcctggaaggaaggaaatggccaccatGTTCTCAGATTAAATAATAAAAGCTGGTAGGAGAGCAGTAATTCAGGGCCTCTGAGTCAAACTGCTGACAGAGATCCCAAAGGGGAAGGTGTTCTCCTCTGGCCTCCACACCCCTGACCCGGTCCATGCTCCTGGGCCAAGGTGGCAGGAGGAGCATACCGTGTTCCCGGGCTGTTTGGAGTGGGCAAGAGTGAACTTGCTATGATTCTTCTTGCTCCTGCTCTTGGATTTCCGGAGCTCTTCACACTTCTCATAGTCACTCAGGTCAAACACCTCTTGAatgtttttctcatcttttaccTAGGGGAGGATTGGAGATGAGGTGATGAGGATTAAAATTACTTAGTCCCTTCTCCCAAACTGTTAGTTTAGACCCGTCTTGGGAACCAGAAGAAGCCTGAGAAGGGAGGGATGACAGGATAGGAAAAGGCTGTCCTACCCAAGGCTCATAGAGGCCTGACAGTAGGGGGGACCCCAAGTCCTGATTCCTCGCATGGGTTTCCATTTAAACTCCTCATCCCAACTCCCCTCAGCCAAGCTACTCTTTCCAGAACCCCAGTAGGTCTCTTCATTATGATTCCTACTTTGTCCTTCAAAGGACACCGTTATAGGGCTCATACTTTAATCCTACCATTCTGAAGTAAGCAAGACCTGGATGGCCCTTGACTGTCCAGAGAAGGTAAAGGCAGAGCCAACATTAGGGGATGTCTGGAGAGAATGGAGGGCCTCCCCTTTCTTATGTGTATGTTGATGCTTTCTTACCCTCATTTAGCTCCTTCCTTAAATATATTCTATTATGATAAGACTCATCTATCTCCTTCATTTCAGCACCACAGGGACAGCCACCTCTGTGTTAGGTTTGTTCAGATAGGGTGAAAAATACACTTGTAGTTCCTACCTCACCTTATTCCTTCCAAGGTACCATTGACAACCCAATGTAGCTCCTGCAGGCTTGAGACGCCACTAAAGTCACCCACTTCGCTCTAGGCAAAGATACGTTTATACTCTCCCTGGAGGACTACTTGGAAAGAGTGTTCTGCTACCTCTTCCCATGATTCCAGTTTGAGCCCTTATAGTCAGGAAGTTCTTCCTTGTGTCTAAACTGAGCCCTTCCTGCTTGTAGAATCTATCCTGCAACCGGCTCCACCCTTAGCAGCTTTATCCATCATTTGGCTCTTAGCTCTCTTGCTGAATGTCTAATGGAAGACCACAACTCTGTCTATATCCTCTGATCCCACAGGGTGAGCGCCACAAAGCAAATTCCACTAAATTTCTGTCAAGGTCCGTTTTAAAGCCCTCAGGGATTTTCCTCTTCTCCCCTGAGGTGATCCCACGGCTCTGGCCCTCTGAAGTTGTGATCTGTCTTACAAGAGGAGAGAAGACTTTGTCACTGGCCCAGAGGAGGAGTCTGTGATTAGAAAACCCTTTCACCCTCTGCTACTTGCACCTGAGGCTGAAGACCCTGGGGAATGAGCCTGTTCATGTCTTCTTGGGATGAGAGATGACAACCACCAGCACTTGTTAAAACTAAACAGATAGACATAGCGTCATATGTTCCTTGGGTGGTATCTACCCTCCCTGACTGGAATTATTTCACAAAAGAGTCCCCACTTCACAAGTTCTGACATAGGAACTGTGAGCGTGGAGGTGACTTCATCTATCTGCGTGGTTCTCTCTTCCATCCCCCAACCCATCTCTGCTCTTGTATCTGCCCATCCTTCTGACTTGCTGCTAGACCCAGGGGACGCAGGCCCATTCAGGTGAATGGCCGCTCACACACCCACCTTTGTTTGTTTCAACCTGTTGTGGCTCCTCCAGGCCTCTCCCCTATCCTGGCTTTGGGCTAGGGAGCGGCAGGGGCCTTGAAGGATTGTGGGTAGAAATGGACAAGATGCTGGCAAGGGGTGTCCCAGAACAATTCCCAGAAACATGGGCGCATGGATGCAGGGTGGTGCCTCActcctctccccctccttcctcagAGCTGAGACTATCAGCAGAGGCCAGAAATCTTGGAGAGGAAAGTGCTGGGTGTGTGTATGTAGCCAGGGGAAGAGAGTTacttgtttctgttttccttaggggaggggaggggaagggaagggagggaagggaagggaggtatTCTGGCTTGGACACGACTGATAAGCAGCTCTGGGAAGCATGAGACACTGACAGAGGTCAACCCTGCATACGGCAGGGGTAGGAGATGGGGTAAGACAAGCAGTGAGATGCGTATTCCAGTGCCCAGGGAAGATGGACAGCTCCAGGTCCCTAGTTccccactgtattttttttttccccatctcattCATACAGTCTCATTTATAATTACCACTCGCCAAGGTCAACCCTTCCTTTCCCTGGATTCTTTGTCTTTAGGCAACAGAAAGGAATTTTTCCCATGCTTGCCAAAAAAGATGCACTGAACTCAATTTCCTCTACCATGAGGTCTCCCAAAGGTCTAGTTTCTGTTCCTATACATCAGCCCCATGGTCAAAAGGTGCTCTTTGACTGAGAATGAGGAAAACAGTTATTAACAAATACAGAAGGATTTCTTTGGTCGAGGCATTTGCCTCGAAAGGAAAAGACTGGTGCAAATTCTAGGACAGAGGGTTAGGGATTTCCTTGCATTAACATGTAAATTACAGATATcatagtacatttttaaaaactcttaattCTGTCGGCTCTGGAGCTTTCAGGAAGGGGACAGAATACAGCCTACATCCTTGATCAGTTTCACCTTTAGCCTAGGCCTTTGAAGCATGGAAACTGGCTCCAAAGAAGAGTAATACCAAAAGGCTTGTTCCCTCTTCCTATGCCTTCCTCTGCCCCCATGACTGGTCAGATGTTCCTGACTCACAGGACACCAGACATCCTAGGCTGAGGTCATTCCATTCTTTCCCCTGTCTCAGTACCCCTTCCTCCACAAATAAGGGTCCGTCACACTCTTTCATCCCCAGACTGTTTTTTAGATTggtacaaataagaaaaaaaaaaaaaaaagtcttgttccTCCTACCCTTTCCCTGATCTCATGTTTTCCCCACTGACGTGTGGGAAGTTCTCCCCGATTGCTCACTAGAGTTTCCTGCCATTATGAAGTTCAGGGAAGACAGGAGATACACTTggacatttgctttaaaaaagaaaaaaaaaactagaaagtcAGCAaattgtgaaaaaaacaaaaacaaaaacttgggtAGGATTTGGGGTTGGGTAGAGGTGACCCTTAAAGATAAATTCTCCTGTCAAAGTTTTTTCTCACCTCACTCCAACACCAAGTTCTCAGCTTAGTGTAAACAGCAAGGTTTAAACACCCTTAAGAGGGATCTCTTTGGCCCTGGCATAGCTTAGTTCTTTCTTAGCTGCTTCGGTAGATGTTCTGTTCAAGATGAATACTTTCCCCAGGACTGCGTGTGTGTCTTGTTTCAATACCATAAAAGGATTTATTTACCTAAATATAGTCTAAGCAGAAAGCAGAAGAGGTTAGAACTCAGGGAGGACTTCCCAGTTAGCCCCTGGTGAGGGAACTCACAGTCACAGAGATAGGGACTGGAATGGCTTCTAACCACGGAGGGGCaatttcagtttctccacatgcCTATGTGTTATTGAGCCCAAGAATTAGGGataggaatcgggtggagagggaggtgggaggggggatcgggatggggaatacgtgtaactctatggctgattcatatcaatgtatgacaaaacccactgaaatgttgtgaagtaattagcctccaactaataaaattaaaaaaaaaacaaaaacaaaaaacagagaagaGTTTGGATTCAATATGTGGGCTCAGGTTCTGACCCAACGTGGACTGTTTTCATTTTAACTATAGACCCAAAGACAGAGACATGCAGGGGTTCAGAACTCCACTCTCCCTTCTGATATAATTGGGGTGGGGGCCAGTGCTGGGTAGGAAGGAATGGAGAATGAGTtccttgcttctttgtttttaagtggagtgggggtggggaacagagAACATGTTAATTAAGAACACTGGCTTCAAGAGAAATAACTGCCACTTACAAATACTCTACCTGAGGTCACGTGAGACAGCCTCTGgatgtatgtgtgttttctgtgATTTGGAGCAGCTGGACTGCTGATATGACTTGCGTATATCTCTGTGAGAGGCAGGAAAGGGGAGGCTAGCTGGGCTgggggggcaggaaggagggaggaataaGCTGAACAGGGTGTTTCGGCAgcaacagcaaagaaaaaagaatcctaCGGTCAGCTCGAGGCCAGGAGAGGGTAGGGGACACTTAAGAGTTTTGGGGACATCTTGGGAGGGAGTTATCATGGTTATCAGAAaggtattttcaaaggaaaatcttTAAATAAGATGCAACTTCTAATTCTAACTCGGGTCCTCTCACTGAAGGGCGACCTTTCTCTGCAGATAAGATGGGGGTAGAGACCAGCCGGACcgctgaacaaaatgagtgagggAAGGGGGAGATGAGAAGTACATATAACACCCCTTCGGAAAGACCAGGTCAGGACTATGAGAACACTGGGTAGTTAGCGGCAAGGGCACCTACCTCCTTTTCAGAGATGTAGAGCTGGTCCCCTTTCAGCACCACGTAGCGGTTTTTCCAAATCTCCCTGAAAATCCCTTTCCCGCAGAATTTCCGGACCCAGCCGACCTTCTCAGGCGGTGCACACTGATGGTTTCCATCCTGAGGCCCCTGCCCCCGCGAGTCGGACGAGAATCGCACGGTTAGGTGGTCGCAGCTTTTTCCTCCTCGCGTTCCTTCCCCCGCGCCCTCCCGAGTCCCCGGTCTCCTCCCCGCGTCCGCCCCGCCGCAGCTGGAGTCGGGGAGCCCCGCGTTCGCTCCCCACTTCTTCAAAGCCTTTCACTCCAAGGAACTCGCGTCCCCAccgctcccctccccccttcTTCCAAATAAACAACTGGAATCGCCCGTGCCAGGGGTGAGGGCCGGGCCGGAGCCGAGGGGTGGCCATCGGGGCTCCGCcgggccccccgccccctcccccagcgcccCTCCACGCCGCGCCGGGCTTTACggcattttatttctcattgtcTTCTCGCCGCTGCAGAGCTTGCTGCCAGCGGCCGCCCGCCGCCCGGGGAAGGCGAGGCCGGGGGTCGGGGCAGAAACTCAGCCAAGTTAACCCCCGGcccaagtaaacaaacaaaagcccccGCGGTACCTCGTCGCGGGCCCGGCGCACAGAGGCCGAAGCTAAGGGGACCGGAgaccgggccgggccgggccggaaGGAGGGGGCTGGCGCGGGGTGTCCCCGGTCCCCAAGCCGGCCGCCCGCGGGTCCGACGGGGCCGGGGTCCTCGGGGCACAAAGTCAGCGGCGGCCACGGGGCGGGCGGAC includes:
- the PLEKHO1 gene encoding pleckstrin homology domain-containing family O member 1 isoform X2, yielding MAVASTSTSDGMLTLDLIQEEDPSPEEPTSCAESFRVDLDKSVAQLAGSRRRADSDRVQPSSDRAGGLPRLWEKPDKGATYTPQAPKKLTATEKSRCASLEEILSQRDAAPAHTLQRRAEDPPTPIPPHPGQLSRIQDLVARKLEKTQELLAEVQGLGDGKRKAKDPPRSPPDSESEQLLLETERLLGEASSNWSQAKRVLQEVRELRDLYRQMDLQTPDSHLRQTTQHSHYRKSLM
- the PLEKHO1 gene encoding pleckstrin homology domain-containing family O member 1 isoform X1, translated to MMKKNNSTKRGPQDGNHQCAPPEKVGWVRKFCGKGIFREIWKNRYVVLKGDQLYISEKEVKDEKNIQEVFDLSDYEKCEELRKSKSRSKKNHSKFTLAHSKQPGNTAPNLIFLAVSPEEKESWISALNSAITRAKNRVLDEVTVEEDSYLAHPTRDRAKIQHSRRPPTRGHLMAVASTSTSDGMLTLDLIQEEDPSPEEPTSCAESFRVDLDKSVAQLAGSRRRADSDRVQPSSDRAGGLPRLWEKPDKGATYTPQAPKKLTATEKSRCASLEEILSQRDAAPAHTLQRRAEDPPTPIPPHPGQLSRIQDLVARKLEKTQELLAEVQGLGDGKRKAKDPPRSPPDSESEQLLLETERLLGEASSNWSQAKRVLQEVRELRDLYRQMDLQTPDSHLRQTTQHSHYRKSLM